A single Hemitrygon akajei chromosome 29, sHemAka1.3, whole genome shotgun sequence DNA region contains:
- the LOC140718336 gene encoding uncharacterized protein — protein sequence MQTKAGPMEKLQQSQSDPGTEEVAEDKSAPPRHDPRRFTCGECGKSFKQHCDLKRHGRVHTGERPYWCPACGKRFSTSYNLLIHQLIHSGEKQYKCRACGREFVQQHHLVTHQRTHTGEKPYPCPVCGKAFRQSSTMMVHRRIHGEERPYRCPDCAKSFKTSSNLSKHRRIHTGERRFVCDVCSRRFLHSHHLTTHRRTHVGEQPASCPLCGQHFGDPEQLLAHRRAHAGEPPYSCETCGKGFGQRSTLVRHRRTHTGEKPYACPICAKTFRQTSTMQVHYRTHSEDRPYRCLQCGKGFKSASNLIGHHRVHRR from the exons ATGCAGACAAAGGCAG GCCCAATGGAGAAGTTGCAGCAGTCACAATCTGACCCTGGTACTGAGGAGGTTGCTGAAGACAAGAGTGCCCCACCCAGACACGACCCGAGGCGCTTCACGTGCGGGGAGTGCGGCAAGAGCTTCAAGCAGCACTGCGACCTGAAGCGGCACGGCAGGGTGCACACCGGCGAGCGGCCGTACTGGTGCCCAGCCTGCGGCAAGCGCTTCAGCACCTCCTACAACCTGCTCATTCACCAGCTGATCCACAGCGGCGAGAAGCAGTACAAGTGCCGGGCTTGTGGCCGGGAGTTCGTGCAGCAGCACCACCTCGTCACCCACCAGCGCACCCACACGGGCGAGAAGCCCTACCCGTGCCCGGTGTGCGGCAAGGCCTTCCGCCAGTCCTCCACCATGATGGTGCACCGGCGGATCCACGGCGAGGAGCGGCCCTACCGCTGCCCTGACTGCGCCAAGAGTTTCAAGACCTCGTCCAACCTGTCCAAGCACCGGCGCATCCACACGGGCGAGCGGCGCTTCGTCTGCGACGTGTGCTCCCGCCGTTTCCTGCACTCCCACCACCTGACCACGCACCGCCGCACCCACGTGGGGGAGCAGCCCGCCTCCTGCCCTCTCTGCGGCCAGCACTTCGGCGACCCGGAGCAGCTGCTGGCTCACCGCCGGGCGCACGCCGGCGAGCCTCCCTACAGCTGCGAGACCTGCGGCAAGGGCTTCGGCCAGCGCTCCACGCTGGTGCGCCACCGCCGCACGCACACCGGCGAGAAGCCTTACGCCTGCCCTATCTGCGCCAAGACGTTCAGGCAGACTTCCACCATGCAGGTGCACTATCGCACGCACTCCGAGGATCGGCCTTATCGCTGCCTGCAGTGCGGCAAGGGCTTCAAGAGCGCCTCCAATCTGATAGGGCATCACCGTGTACACAGAAGGTAG